A window of Solea senegalensis isolate Sse05_10M linkage group LG20, IFAPA_SoseM_1, whole genome shotgun sequence contains these coding sequences:
- the LOC122786950 gene encoding sodium bicarbonate cotransporter 3-like isoform X3 — MDEYSEQMRPLLRTGLDEEAIVDHGKSSFTTHSNYEGDELESHRAVYVGVHVPLGREGRRRHRHRGHRHHRKKRERDSEDGKEDGRESPSYDTPSQRVQFILGTEDDDLEHVPHDLFTELDELSFRDGSATEWKETARWLKFEEDVEDGGERWSKPYVATLSLHSLFELRSCILNGTVMLDMRANTIEDIADMVIDSMVASGQLSEDLREKVREAMLKKHHHQNERKLSNRIPLVRSFADIGKKHSDPLLLERNGEGLSSSRLSLHKQGASSSLSNLSQRRESRVSVLLNQLLPSSSSNSGLNPGHSPLTTPQNTPTFFRRSSQSAPSSGLSHQGIPEVVVSPPEDDDPQNSTEDEAASPQLGRPASPASQGLELLPLEGSLVSPHSVPTNLDGNKAMERRPSKVGVSREGSSVDFSKVDMNFMKKIPPGAEASNVLVGEVDFLEKPIIAFVRLSPAVLITGLTEVPVPTRFLFLLLGPHGKGPQYHEIGRSMATLMTDEIFHDVAYKAKDRTDLLSGIDEFLDQVTVLPPGEWDPTIRIEPPKNVPSQMKRKRPPKPNGTASPAGQQEKEEDHHAGPELQRTGRIFGGLILDIKRKVPFYWSDIRDSFSLQCLASILFLYCACMSPVITFGGLLGEATKGNISAIESLFGASMTGVAYSLFAGQPLTILGSTGPVLVFEKILFKFCKDYHLSYLPLRTSIGLWTAFMCLILVATDASSLVCYITRFTEEAFAALICIIFIYEALEKLFHLGEYYPVNMHNDLDNLTLYSCECSPPTNASDLLKQKWNETGYSEDSIPWSSLSVSTCKILHGEFVGPACGHHGPYIPDVLFWSIILFFTTFFLSSFLKQFKTERYFPTRVRSTISDFAVFITIMIMVLVDYLMGIPSPKLNVPDRFEPTSKNRGWLIGPLGENPWWTLLVAALPALLCTILIFMDQQITAVIINRKEHKLTKGCGYHLDLLVVAVMLGVCSIMGLPWFVAATVLSISHVNSLKVESGCSAPGEQPKFLGIREQRVTGFMIFVLMGCSVFMTSVLKFIPMPVLYGVFLYMGVSSLKGIQFFDRIKLFGMPAKHQPDLIYLRYVPLWKVHIFTLVQLTCLVLLWVIKASAAAVVFPMMVLALVFIRKLLDLFFTERELSWLDDLMPESKKKKEDDKKKKARETLEEESRLEEEEDMDRKVSFEDSNRLNIPVKTLSGRYTIGLVTHSLPMDEEPGEGGLC, encoded by the exons ATGGACGAGTACTCGGAGCAAATGAGACCCCTCTTGAGAACA GGTCTGGATGAAGAGGCAATAGTTGACCATGGAAAGTCCAGCTTCACCACACACTCAAACTATGAAGGGGATGAGTTGGAAA gCCACCGAGCCGTGTACGTAGGTGTTCACGTTCCTCTTGGAAGAGAAGGCAGGCGGAGGCATCGCCACCGAGGACACAGACACCATAGAAagaagcgagagagagactccGAGGATGGGAAGGAAGATGGCAGGGAATCCCCTTCTTATG ACACGCCATCCCAGAGGGTCCAGTTCATCTTGGGAACAGAGGACGATGACCTTGAGCACGTCCCCCATGACCTTTTCACTGAGCTGGACGAGCTGTCGTTCAGAGACGGCAGTGCCACTGAATGGAAGGAGACTGCCAG ATGGCTGAAGTTTGAGGAGGATGTGGAAGATGGTGGGGAGAGGTGGAGTAAGCCTTACGTGGCTACTTTGTCACTACACAGTTTATTTGAATTGCGTAGCTGTATACTCAATGGCACTGTCATGCTGGATATGAGGGCCAACACTATTGAGGATATTGCAG ACATGGTGATAGACAGCATGGTGGCTTCGGGACAGCTAAGTGAGGATCTGCGCGAGAAGGTGCGGGAAGCCATGCTGAAGAAACACCACCACCAGAATGAGAGAAAGCTCAGCAATCGCATCCCTCTGGTGCGCTCCTTTGCTGACATAGGCAAGAAACACTCTGACCCACTCTTGCTTGAAAGAAACG GAGAGGGCCTATCCTCTTcacgtctctctctccacaAGCAAGGGgcatcttcctctctctccaacCTGTCCCAAAGGCGAGAGTCCAGAGTCTCCGTCCTGCTCAACCAACTCCtaccctcttcttcctccaactCTGGGCTCAACCCAGGCCACTCGCCCCTCACCACCCCACAAAATACCCCCACTTTCTTCCGACGTTCCTCCCAAAGCGCACCAAGCTCCGGCCTCAGCCACCAAGGCATCCCAGAGGTGGTGGTATCGCCTCCCGAGGATGATGACCCACAAAACTCCACAGAAGATGAGGCAGCATCGCCACAGCTCGGCCGGCCAGCATCCCCGGCATCCCAGGGCCTCGAGCTGCTGCCCTTAGAAG GATCACTGGTGTCTCCGCACTCTGTCCCAACCAACCTGGACGGCAATAAGGCGATGGAGAGGAGGCCATCCAAAGTAGGGGTCAGTAGAGAAGGCAGCAGTGTCGACTTCAGCAAG GTGGACATGAATTTCATGAAAAAGATCCCTCCTGGTGCTGAAGCGTCCAACGTACTGGTGGGAGAAGTGGACTTCCTGGAGAAGCCCATAATTGCCTTTGTACGACTGTCCCCTGCAGTCCTTATCACAGGCCTCACAGAGGTGCCTGTTCCTACGAG GTTTCTTTTCCTGCTCTTGGGTCCTCATGGCAAGGGTCCACAGTATCATGAAATTGGCAGGTCAATGGCCACACTTATGACGGATGAG ATTTTCCACGATGTGGCATACAAAGCCAAAGACCGAACGGATCTCCTCTCAGGGATAGATGAGTTCCTTGACCAAGTGACTGTCCTGCCCCCTGGAGAATGGGATCCAACAATTCGCATTGAGCCCCCCAAAAATGTCCCATCTCAG atgaagaggaagagaccACCAAAGCCCAACGGGACTGCGTCTCCAGCTGGACagcaggaaaaggaggaggaccATCATGCAGGACCTGAACTGCAGAGGACAGGAAG GATATTTGGAGGTTTGATCTTAGATATCAAGCGGAAGGTGCCGTTTTACTGGAGCGACATCAGGGACTCGTTCAGCCTGCAGTGTCTAGCTTCCATCCTTTTCCTCTACTGCGCCTGCATGTCGCCTGTCATCACATTCGGTGGTCTGCTTGGGGAGGCAACAAAAGGCAACATA agtgCCATAGAGTCTCTGTTTGGGGCATCGATGACAGGGGTGGCATATTCCCTCTTCGCAGGCCAGCCCCTCACAATTCTTGGCAGCACAGGGCCTGTTTTAGTGTTTGAGAAGATCCTCTTCAAGTTCTGCAA AGACTACCACCTGTCCTACCTGCCGCTGCGAACCAGCATTGGTCTGTGGACGGCCTTCATGTGTCTCATCCTAGTGGCTACAGATGCTAGCTCCCTAGTCTGCTACATCACCAGATTCACAGAGGAGGCCTTCGCCGCCCTCATCTGCATCATCTTCATCTACGAGGCTCTGGAGAAGCTGTTCCATCTGGGAGAATACTACCCTGTCAACATGCACAACGACTTGGACAATCTTACCCTCTATTC GTGTGAGTGCTCTCCACCAACAAATGCCTCAGATCTACTGAAGCAGAAGTGGAACGAGACGGGATACAGCGAAGATTCTATCCCGTGGAGCAGCCTCAGTGTTTCG ACGTGTAAAATTCTTCATGGGGAGTTTGTGGGTCCAGCCTGTGGTCACCATGGGCCCTACATCCCAGATGTTCTCTTTTGGTCTATAATCCTTTTCTTCACCACCTTCTTCTTGTCTTCCTTCCTTAAACAATTCAAGACCGAGAGATATTTTCCCACCAGG GTACGTTCCACGATCAGCGACTTTGCTGTATTTATAACCATCATGATCATGGTATTGGTGGACTATCTAATGGGCATCCCGTCTCCTAAACTGAATGTTCCTGATCGTTTTGAG CCCACTTCAAAGAACCGAGGCTGGCTTATAGGCCCATTAGGAGAAAACCCCTGGTGGACACTGCTGGTTGCAGCACTTCCTGCCCTGCTCTGCACCATCCTCATCTTTATGGACCAGCAGATCACTGCAGTCATCATAAATCGCAAGGAGCACAAACTCACG AAAGGCTGTGGCTATCACCTTGACTTGCTGGTAGTGGCAGTGATGTTGGGTGTGTGTTCCATTATGGGCCTACCGTGGTTTGTGGCTGCAACCgtcctctccatctctcacGTTAACAGCCTGAAAGTGGAGTCGGGCTGCTCCGCTCCTGGAGAGCAGCCCAAGTTTCTGGGCATCCGAGAGCAGCGGGTCACTGGATTCATGATCTTTGTCCTCATGGGTTGTTCGGTTTTCATGACTTCAGTGCTGAAG TTCATTCCTATGCCAGTGTTGTATGGAGTCTTTCTCTACATGGGTGTCTCCTCCCTAAAAGGAATTCAA TTCTTTGACAGAATCAAACTGTTTGGCATGCCTGCAAAGCACCAGCCTGATCTGATCTATCTTCGCTACGTGCCGCTGTGGAAGGTTCACATCTTCACCCTGGTGCAGCTCACCTGTCTGGTGCTGCTCTGGGTCATCAAGGCCTCCGCAGCAGCTGTCGTGTTTCCCATGATG GTTCTGGCACTGGTCTTTATCCGAAAGCTCCTGGACTTATTCTTCACCGAGAGAGAGCTGAGCTGGCTTGACGACCTAATGCCAGaaagcaagaagaagaaagaggatgacaagaaaaagaaagcgcGTGAGAcgctg GAGGAAGAGTCCAGattggaggaagaggaggatatgGATCGGAAGGTCAGCTTTGAAGACTCGAACAGACTTAACATCCCAGTGAAAACGCTCTCAGGGAG
- the LOC122786950 gene encoding sodium bicarbonate cotransporter 3-like isoform X4 encodes MDEYSEQMRPLLRTGLDEEAIVDHGKSSFTTHSNYEGDELESHRAVYVGVHVPLGREGRRRHRHRGHRHHRKKRERDSEDGKEDGRESPSYDTPSQRVQFILGTEDDDLEHVPHDLFTELDELSFRDGSATEWKETARWLKFEEDVEDGGERWSKPYVATLSLHSLFELRSCILNGTVMLDMRANTIEDIADMVIDSMVASGQLSEDLREKVREAMLKKHHHQNERKLSNRIPLVRSFADIGKKHSDPLLLERNGEGLSSSRLSLHKQGASSSLSNLSQRRESRVSVLLNQLLPSSSSNSGLNPGHSPLTTPQNTPTFFRRSSQSAPSSGLSHQGIPEVVVSPPEDDDPQNSTEDEAASPQLGRPASPASQGLELLPLEGSLVSPHSVPTNLDGNKAMERRPSKVGVDMNFMKKIPPGAEASNVLVGEVDFLEKPIIAFVRLSPAVLITGLTEVPVPTRFLFLLLGPHGKGPQYHEIGRSMATLMTDEIFHDVAYKAKDRTDLLSGIDEFLDQVTVLPPGEWDPTIRIEPPKNVPSQMKRKRPPKPNGTASPAGQQEKEEDHHAGPELQRTGRIFGGLILDIKRKVPFYWSDIRDSFSLQCLASILFLYCACMSPVITFGGLLGEATKGNISAIESLFGASMTGVAYSLFAGQPLTILGSTGPVLVFEKILFKFCKDYHLSYLPLRTSIGLWTAFMCLILVATDASSLVCYITRFTEEAFAALICIIFIYEALEKLFHLGEYYPVNMHNDLDNLTLYSCECSPPTNASDLLKQKWNETGYSEDSIPWSSLSVSTCKILHGEFVGPACGHHGPYIPDVLFWSIILFFTTFFLSSFLKQFKTERYFPTRVRSTISDFAVFITIMIMVLVDYLMGIPSPKLNVPDRFEPTSKNRGWLIGPLGENPWWTLLVAALPALLCTILIFMDQQITAVIINRKEHKLTKGCGYHLDLLVVAVMLGVCSIMGLPWFVAATVLSISHVNSLKVESGCSAPGEQPKFLGIREQRVTGFMIFVLMGCSVFMTSVLKFIPMPVLYGVFLYMGVSSLKGIQFFDRIKLFGMPAKHQPDLIYLRYVPLWKVHIFTLVQLTCLVLLWVIKASAAAVVFPMMVLALVFIRKLLDLFFTERELSWLDDLMPESKKKKEDDKKKKARETLEEESRLEEEEDMDRKVSFEDSNRLNIPVKTLSGSQEKVACVRVDVGPDAPGGGSNAETFL; translated from the exons ATGGACGAGTACTCGGAGCAAATGAGACCCCTCTTGAGAACA GGTCTGGATGAAGAGGCAATAGTTGACCATGGAAAGTCCAGCTTCACCACACACTCAAACTATGAAGGGGATGAGTTGGAAA gCCACCGAGCCGTGTACGTAGGTGTTCACGTTCCTCTTGGAAGAGAAGGCAGGCGGAGGCATCGCCACCGAGGACACAGACACCATAGAAagaagcgagagagagactccGAGGATGGGAAGGAAGATGGCAGGGAATCCCCTTCTTATG ACACGCCATCCCAGAGGGTCCAGTTCATCTTGGGAACAGAGGACGATGACCTTGAGCACGTCCCCCATGACCTTTTCACTGAGCTGGACGAGCTGTCGTTCAGAGACGGCAGTGCCACTGAATGGAAGGAGACTGCCAG ATGGCTGAAGTTTGAGGAGGATGTGGAAGATGGTGGGGAGAGGTGGAGTAAGCCTTACGTGGCTACTTTGTCACTACACAGTTTATTTGAATTGCGTAGCTGTATACTCAATGGCACTGTCATGCTGGATATGAGGGCCAACACTATTGAGGATATTGCAG ACATGGTGATAGACAGCATGGTGGCTTCGGGACAGCTAAGTGAGGATCTGCGCGAGAAGGTGCGGGAAGCCATGCTGAAGAAACACCACCACCAGAATGAGAGAAAGCTCAGCAATCGCATCCCTCTGGTGCGCTCCTTTGCTGACATAGGCAAGAAACACTCTGACCCACTCTTGCTTGAAAGAAACG GAGAGGGCCTATCCTCTTcacgtctctctctccacaAGCAAGGGgcatcttcctctctctccaacCTGTCCCAAAGGCGAGAGTCCAGAGTCTCCGTCCTGCTCAACCAACTCCtaccctcttcttcctccaactCTGGGCTCAACCCAGGCCACTCGCCCCTCACCACCCCACAAAATACCCCCACTTTCTTCCGACGTTCCTCCCAAAGCGCACCAAGCTCCGGCCTCAGCCACCAAGGCATCCCAGAGGTGGTGGTATCGCCTCCCGAGGATGATGACCCACAAAACTCCACAGAAGATGAGGCAGCATCGCCACAGCTCGGCCGGCCAGCATCCCCGGCATCCCAGGGCCTCGAGCTGCTGCCCTTAGAAG GATCACTGGTGTCTCCGCACTCTGTCCCAACCAACCTGGACGGCAATAAGGCGATGGAGAGGAGGCCATCCAAAGTAGGG GTGGACATGAATTTCATGAAAAAGATCCCTCCTGGTGCTGAAGCGTCCAACGTACTGGTGGGAGAAGTGGACTTCCTGGAGAAGCCCATAATTGCCTTTGTACGACTGTCCCCTGCAGTCCTTATCACAGGCCTCACAGAGGTGCCTGTTCCTACGAG GTTTCTTTTCCTGCTCTTGGGTCCTCATGGCAAGGGTCCACAGTATCATGAAATTGGCAGGTCAATGGCCACACTTATGACGGATGAG ATTTTCCACGATGTGGCATACAAAGCCAAAGACCGAACGGATCTCCTCTCAGGGATAGATGAGTTCCTTGACCAAGTGACTGTCCTGCCCCCTGGAGAATGGGATCCAACAATTCGCATTGAGCCCCCCAAAAATGTCCCATCTCAG atgaagaggaagagaccACCAAAGCCCAACGGGACTGCGTCTCCAGCTGGACagcaggaaaaggaggaggaccATCATGCAGGACCTGAACTGCAGAGGACAGGAAG GATATTTGGAGGTTTGATCTTAGATATCAAGCGGAAGGTGCCGTTTTACTGGAGCGACATCAGGGACTCGTTCAGCCTGCAGTGTCTAGCTTCCATCCTTTTCCTCTACTGCGCCTGCATGTCGCCTGTCATCACATTCGGTGGTCTGCTTGGGGAGGCAACAAAAGGCAACATA agtgCCATAGAGTCTCTGTTTGGGGCATCGATGACAGGGGTGGCATATTCCCTCTTCGCAGGCCAGCCCCTCACAATTCTTGGCAGCACAGGGCCTGTTTTAGTGTTTGAGAAGATCCTCTTCAAGTTCTGCAA AGACTACCACCTGTCCTACCTGCCGCTGCGAACCAGCATTGGTCTGTGGACGGCCTTCATGTGTCTCATCCTAGTGGCTACAGATGCTAGCTCCCTAGTCTGCTACATCACCAGATTCACAGAGGAGGCCTTCGCCGCCCTCATCTGCATCATCTTCATCTACGAGGCTCTGGAGAAGCTGTTCCATCTGGGAGAATACTACCCTGTCAACATGCACAACGACTTGGACAATCTTACCCTCTATTC GTGTGAGTGCTCTCCACCAACAAATGCCTCAGATCTACTGAAGCAGAAGTGGAACGAGACGGGATACAGCGAAGATTCTATCCCGTGGAGCAGCCTCAGTGTTTCG ACGTGTAAAATTCTTCATGGGGAGTTTGTGGGTCCAGCCTGTGGTCACCATGGGCCCTACATCCCAGATGTTCTCTTTTGGTCTATAATCCTTTTCTTCACCACCTTCTTCTTGTCTTCCTTCCTTAAACAATTCAAGACCGAGAGATATTTTCCCACCAGG GTACGTTCCACGATCAGCGACTTTGCTGTATTTATAACCATCATGATCATGGTATTGGTGGACTATCTAATGGGCATCCCGTCTCCTAAACTGAATGTTCCTGATCGTTTTGAG CCCACTTCAAAGAACCGAGGCTGGCTTATAGGCCCATTAGGAGAAAACCCCTGGTGGACACTGCTGGTTGCAGCACTTCCTGCCCTGCTCTGCACCATCCTCATCTTTATGGACCAGCAGATCACTGCAGTCATCATAAATCGCAAGGAGCACAAACTCACG AAAGGCTGTGGCTATCACCTTGACTTGCTGGTAGTGGCAGTGATGTTGGGTGTGTGTTCCATTATGGGCCTACCGTGGTTTGTGGCTGCAACCgtcctctccatctctcacGTTAACAGCCTGAAAGTGGAGTCGGGCTGCTCCGCTCCTGGAGAGCAGCCCAAGTTTCTGGGCATCCGAGAGCAGCGGGTCACTGGATTCATGATCTTTGTCCTCATGGGTTGTTCGGTTTTCATGACTTCAGTGCTGAAG TTCATTCCTATGCCAGTGTTGTATGGAGTCTTTCTCTACATGGGTGTCTCCTCCCTAAAAGGAATTCAA TTCTTTGACAGAATCAAACTGTTTGGCATGCCTGCAAAGCACCAGCCTGATCTGATCTATCTTCGCTACGTGCCGCTGTGGAAGGTTCACATCTTCACCCTGGTGCAGCTCACCTGTCTGGTGCTGCTCTGGGTCATCAAGGCCTCCGCAGCAGCTGTCGTGTTTCCCATGATG GTTCTGGCACTGGTCTTTATCCGAAAGCTCCTGGACTTATTCTTCACCGAGAGAGAGCTGAGCTGGCTTGACGACCTAATGCCAGaaagcaagaagaagaaagaggatgacaagaaaaagaaagcgcGTGAGAcgctg GAGGAAGAGTCCAGattggaggaagaggaggatatgGATCGGAAGGTCAGCTTTGAAGACTCGAACAGACTTAACATCCCAGTGAAAACGCTCTCAGGGAG
- the LOC122786950 gene encoding sodium bicarbonate cotransporter 3-like isoform X5, translating to MDEYSEQMRPLLRTGLDEEAIVDHGKSSFTTHSNYEGDELESHRAVYVGVHVPLGREGRRRHRHRGHRHHRKKRERDSEDGKEDGRESPSYDTPSQRVQFILGTEDDDLEHVPHDLFTELDELSFRDGSATEWKETARWLKFEEDVEDGGERWSKPYVATLSLHSLFELRSCILNGTVMLDMRANTIEDIADMVIDSMVASGQLSEDLREKVREAMLKKHHHQNERKLSNRIPLVRSFADIGEGLSSSRLSLHKQGASSSLSNLSQRRESRVSVLLNQLLPSSSSNSGLNPGHSPLTTPQNTPTFFRRSSQSAPSSGLSHQGIPEVVVSPPEDDDPQNSTEDEAASPQLGRPASPASQGLELLPLEGSLVSPHSVPTNLDGNKAMERRPSKVGVSREGSSVDFSKVDMNFMKKIPPGAEASNVLVGEVDFLEKPIIAFVRLSPAVLITGLTEVPVPTRFLFLLLGPHGKGPQYHEIGRSMATLMTDEIFHDVAYKAKDRTDLLSGIDEFLDQVTVLPPGEWDPTIRIEPPKNVPSQMKRKRPPKPNGTASPAGQQEKEEDHHAGPELQRTGRIFGGLILDIKRKVPFYWSDIRDSFSLQCLASILFLYCACMSPVITFGGLLGEATKGNISAIESLFGASMTGVAYSLFAGQPLTILGSTGPVLVFEKILFKFCKDYHLSYLPLRTSIGLWTAFMCLILVATDASSLVCYITRFTEEAFAALICIIFIYEALEKLFHLGEYYPVNMHNDLDNLTLYSCECSPPTNASDLLKQKWNETGYSEDSIPWSSLSVSTCKILHGEFVGPACGHHGPYIPDVLFWSIILFFTTFFLSSFLKQFKTERYFPTRVRSTISDFAVFITIMIMVLVDYLMGIPSPKLNVPDRFEPTSKNRGWLIGPLGENPWWTLLVAALPALLCTILIFMDQQITAVIINRKEHKLTKGCGYHLDLLVVAVMLGVCSIMGLPWFVAATVLSISHVNSLKVESGCSAPGEQPKFLGIREQRVTGFMIFVLMGCSVFMTSVLKFIPMPVLYGVFLYMGVSSLKGIQFFDRIKLFGMPAKHQPDLIYLRYVPLWKVHIFTLVQLTCLVLLWVIKASAAAVVFPMMVLALVFIRKLLDLFFTERELSWLDDLMPESKKKKEDDKKKKARETLEEESRLEEEEDMDRKVSFEDSNRLNIPVKTLSGSQEKVACVRVDVGPDAPGGGSNAETFL from the exons ATGGACGAGTACTCGGAGCAAATGAGACCCCTCTTGAGAACA GGTCTGGATGAAGAGGCAATAGTTGACCATGGAAAGTCCAGCTTCACCACACACTCAAACTATGAAGGGGATGAGTTGGAAA gCCACCGAGCCGTGTACGTAGGTGTTCACGTTCCTCTTGGAAGAGAAGGCAGGCGGAGGCATCGCCACCGAGGACACAGACACCATAGAAagaagcgagagagagactccGAGGATGGGAAGGAAGATGGCAGGGAATCCCCTTCTTATG ACACGCCATCCCAGAGGGTCCAGTTCATCTTGGGAACAGAGGACGATGACCTTGAGCACGTCCCCCATGACCTTTTCACTGAGCTGGACGAGCTGTCGTTCAGAGACGGCAGTGCCACTGAATGGAAGGAGACTGCCAG ATGGCTGAAGTTTGAGGAGGATGTGGAAGATGGTGGGGAGAGGTGGAGTAAGCCTTACGTGGCTACTTTGTCACTACACAGTTTATTTGAATTGCGTAGCTGTATACTCAATGGCACTGTCATGCTGGATATGAGGGCCAACACTATTGAGGATATTGCAG ACATGGTGATAGACAGCATGGTGGCTTCGGGACAGCTAAGTGAGGATCTGCGCGAGAAGGTGCGGGAAGCCATGCTGAAGAAACACCACCACCAGAATGAGAGAAAGCTCAGCAATCGCATCCCTCTGGTGCGCTCCTTTGCTGACATAG GAGAGGGCCTATCCTCTTcacgtctctctctccacaAGCAAGGGgcatcttcctctctctccaacCTGTCCCAAAGGCGAGAGTCCAGAGTCTCCGTCCTGCTCAACCAACTCCtaccctcttcttcctccaactCTGGGCTCAACCCAGGCCACTCGCCCCTCACCACCCCACAAAATACCCCCACTTTCTTCCGACGTTCCTCCCAAAGCGCACCAAGCTCCGGCCTCAGCCACCAAGGCATCCCAGAGGTGGTGGTATCGCCTCCCGAGGATGATGACCCACAAAACTCCACAGAAGATGAGGCAGCATCGCCACAGCTCGGCCGGCCAGCATCCCCGGCATCCCAGGGCCTCGAGCTGCTGCCCTTAGAAG GATCACTGGTGTCTCCGCACTCTGTCCCAACCAACCTGGACGGCAATAAGGCGATGGAGAGGAGGCCATCCAAAGTAGGGGTCAGTAGAGAAGGCAGCAGTGTCGACTTCAGCAAG GTGGACATGAATTTCATGAAAAAGATCCCTCCTGGTGCTGAAGCGTCCAACGTACTGGTGGGAGAAGTGGACTTCCTGGAGAAGCCCATAATTGCCTTTGTACGACTGTCCCCTGCAGTCCTTATCACAGGCCTCACAGAGGTGCCTGTTCCTACGAG GTTTCTTTTCCTGCTCTTGGGTCCTCATGGCAAGGGTCCACAGTATCATGAAATTGGCAGGTCAATGGCCACACTTATGACGGATGAG ATTTTCCACGATGTGGCATACAAAGCCAAAGACCGAACGGATCTCCTCTCAGGGATAGATGAGTTCCTTGACCAAGTGACTGTCCTGCCCCCTGGAGAATGGGATCCAACAATTCGCATTGAGCCCCCCAAAAATGTCCCATCTCAG atgaagaggaagagaccACCAAAGCCCAACGGGACTGCGTCTCCAGCTGGACagcaggaaaaggaggaggaccATCATGCAGGACCTGAACTGCAGAGGACAGGAAG GATATTTGGAGGTTTGATCTTAGATATCAAGCGGAAGGTGCCGTTTTACTGGAGCGACATCAGGGACTCGTTCAGCCTGCAGTGTCTAGCTTCCATCCTTTTCCTCTACTGCGCCTGCATGTCGCCTGTCATCACATTCGGTGGTCTGCTTGGGGAGGCAACAAAAGGCAACATA agtgCCATAGAGTCTCTGTTTGGGGCATCGATGACAGGGGTGGCATATTCCCTCTTCGCAGGCCAGCCCCTCACAATTCTTGGCAGCACAGGGCCTGTTTTAGTGTTTGAGAAGATCCTCTTCAAGTTCTGCAA AGACTACCACCTGTCCTACCTGCCGCTGCGAACCAGCATTGGTCTGTGGACGGCCTTCATGTGTCTCATCCTAGTGGCTACAGATGCTAGCTCCCTAGTCTGCTACATCACCAGATTCACAGAGGAGGCCTTCGCCGCCCTCATCTGCATCATCTTCATCTACGAGGCTCTGGAGAAGCTGTTCCATCTGGGAGAATACTACCCTGTCAACATGCACAACGACTTGGACAATCTTACCCTCTATTC GTGTGAGTGCTCTCCACCAACAAATGCCTCAGATCTACTGAAGCAGAAGTGGAACGAGACGGGATACAGCGAAGATTCTATCCCGTGGAGCAGCCTCAGTGTTTCG ACGTGTAAAATTCTTCATGGGGAGTTTGTGGGTCCAGCCTGTGGTCACCATGGGCCCTACATCCCAGATGTTCTCTTTTGGTCTATAATCCTTTTCTTCACCACCTTCTTCTTGTCTTCCTTCCTTAAACAATTCAAGACCGAGAGATATTTTCCCACCAGG GTACGTTCCACGATCAGCGACTTTGCTGTATTTATAACCATCATGATCATGGTATTGGTGGACTATCTAATGGGCATCCCGTCTCCTAAACTGAATGTTCCTGATCGTTTTGAG CCCACTTCAAAGAACCGAGGCTGGCTTATAGGCCCATTAGGAGAAAACCCCTGGTGGACACTGCTGGTTGCAGCACTTCCTGCCCTGCTCTGCACCATCCTCATCTTTATGGACCAGCAGATCACTGCAGTCATCATAAATCGCAAGGAGCACAAACTCACG AAAGGCTGTGGCTATCACCTTGACTTGCTGGTAGTGGCAGTGATGTTGGGTGTGTGTTCCATTATGGGCCTACCGTGGTTTGTGGCTGCAACCgtcctctccatctctcacGTTAACAGCCTGAAAGTGGAGTCGGGCTGCTCCGCTCCTGGAGAGCAGCCCAAGTTTCTGGGCATCCGAGAGCAGCGGGTCACTGGATTCATGATCTTTGTCCTCATGGGTTGTTCGGTTTTCATGACTTCAGTGCTGAAG TTCATTCCTATGCCAGTGTTGTATGGAGTCTTTCTCTACATGGGTGTCTCCTCCCTAAAAGGAATTCAA TTCTTTGACAGAATCAAACTGTTTGGCATGCCTGCAAAGCACCAGCCTGATCTGATCTATCTTCGCTACGTGCCGCTGTGGAAGGTTCACATCTTCACCCTGGTGCAGCTCACCTGTCTGGTGCTGCTCTGGGTCATCAAGGCCTCCGCAGCAGCTGTCGTGTTTCCCATGATG GTTCTGGCACTGGTCTTTATCCGAAAGCTCCTGGACTTATTCTTCACCGAGAGAGAGCTGAGCTGGCTTGACGACCTAATGCCAGaaagcaagaagaagaaagaggatgacaagaaaaagaaagcgcGTGAGAcgctg GAGGAAGAGTCCAGattggaggaagaggaggatatgGATCGGAAGGTCAGCTTTGAAGACTCGAACAGACTTAACATCCCAGTGAAAACGCTCTCAGGGAG